A genomic stretch from Numida meleagris isolate 19003 breed g44 Domestic line chromosome 2, NumMel1.0, whole genome shotgun sequence includes:
- the CDH9 gene encoding cadherin-9 isoform X4, whose product MFDIVTDKDTQEGIITVKKQLDFEKKILYTLRVEATNTHLDPRFLQLGPFKDTALVKISVEDIDEPPVFSRSSYLIEVDEDAKEGSIIGQVVAQDPDIAKNTIKYSVDRHTDLDRIFNIYSGNGSLFISKTLDREETPWHNITVIATEINNPKQSSQIPVFIRILDINDHAPEFAKYYETFVCENAKAGQLIQTVSAVDKDEPPRGHKFFFELVPEFAVHPNFSIIDNKDNTAGIMTRRNGYSRSKTSTYLLPIIIFDNDYPVQSSTGTLTIQVCACDSRGNMQSCNTEALLLPAGLSTGALIAILLCIIILLVLVVLFAALKRQRKKEPLIISKDDVRDNIVTYNDEGGGEEDTQAFDIGTLRNPEAREESKMRRDVLPETIFQIRRTAPLWENIDVQDFIHRRLKENDSDPAAPPYDSLATYAYEGNDSIANSLSSLESLATDGNQDYDYLSDWGPRFKKLADMYGGEESDRD is encoded by the exons ATGTTTGATATCGTCACTGACAAGGATACACAGGAAGGGATTATAACTGtcaaaaag CAGCTGGATTTTGAAAAGAAGATATTATACACCTTAAGAGTGGAGGCAACAAACACTCATCTGGATCCTCGTTTTCTTCAGTTGGGGCCATTCAAAGACACGGCTTTAGTCAAAATTTCTGTAGAAGACATAGATGAACCTCCAGTGTTCAGCAGATCCTCATATTTAATAGAAGTTGATGAAGATGCCAAGGAAGGAAGCATTATTGGGCAGGTTGTAGCCCAAGATCCAGATATAGCAAAGAATACAATAAA ATATTCTGTGGATCGACACACTGACCTGGATAGAATATTCAACATCTATTCAGGAAATGGATCCTTATTCATCTCAAAGACACTTGACCGGGAAGAAACTCCCTGGCACAACATCACTGTCATAGCAACTGAAATCA ataATCCAAAACAAAGTAGCCAGATACCTGTCTTCATCCGGATTTTAGACATAAATGATCATGCACCAGAATTTGCCAAATACTATGAAACATTTGTCtgtgaaaatgcaaaagcaggacag CTGATACAGACTGTGAGTGCAGTTGACAAAGATGAACCTCCTCGAGGAcacaaatttttctttgagttggTGCCAGAATTTGCTGTTCATCCAAACTTCTCCATTATAGACAACAAAG ACAACACAGCAGGAATTATGACTAGAAGAAATGGATACAGCCGAAGTAAGACAAGTACCTATCTCCTGCCAATCATAATATTTGACAACGACTACCCtgttcagagcagcactggcacaCTGACCATCCAAGTCTGTGCCTGTGACAGCCGAGGGAACATGCAGTCCTGCAACACAGAggccctgctcctccctgcaggCCTCAGCACAGGAGCACTGATTGCCATTCTCCTCTGCATCATCATCCTGCTGG tgttagTTGTCTTGTTTGCAGCCCTCaagagacagaggaagaaagaaccCTTGATCATCTCGAAGGATGATGTTCGAGACAATATTGTGACATACAATGATGAAGGGGGTGGGGAAGAAGACACCCAAGCTTTTGACATTGGCACATTGAGAAATCCAGAAGCAAGGGAGGAAAGTAAGATGAGAAGAGATGTCTTACCAGAAACTATATTTCAGATAAGACGGACTGCACCACTTTGGGAAAACATTGATGTTCAAGATTTTATTCATCGAAGGCTAAAGGAAAATGATTCAGACCCAGCTGCCCCTCCTTATGATTCACTAGCAACGTATGCTTATGAAGGAAATGATTCCATAGCAAATTCACTCAGCAGCCTGGAATCGCTCGCCACGGATGGCAACCAAGACTATGATTACCTCAGTGACTGGGGACCTCGATTTAAAAAATTAGCAGATATGTATGGTGGAGAGGAAAGTGACAGAGACTGA